Proteins found in one Proteiniborus sp. DW1 genomic segment:
- a CDS encoding GNAT family N-acetyltransferase — MNGKPSMGTVIEDKNSIPPNSSLKNKRYSLISINSQDIGIIDYIMSYPDEDAVYIGLLLIHGDFHRQGYGKAFIEEFIVNMQKKRIL, encoded by the coding sequence ATGAATGGAAAGCCTTCAATGGGAACTGTCATCGAAGATAAAAATAGTATACCGCCAAATTCAAGTTTGAAGAATAAGAGATACAGTTTAATATCTATAAATAGTCAAGATATTGGAATTATTGATTATATAATGAGTTATCCAGATGAAGATGCAGTATATATAGGATTATTATTAATTCATGGAGACTTTCATAGACAAGGATATGGAAAAGCATTCATAGAAGAATTTATAGTTAACATGCAAAAAAAAAGGATACTCTAG
- the trpB gene encoding tryptophan synthase subunit beta, translated as MKRENGLFGQYGGAFVSEELKLVLDELEEEFYNAMEDEVFLKELDYYLREYVGRESPLYFAERLTEEMRGAKIYLKREDLNHTGAHKINNAMGQGLLAKRMRKTRIIGETGAGQHGVATATVCALLGLDCTIYMGEEDTKRQELNVFRMEMLGAKVVAVKEGNRTLKEAVDRALEDYVKNKDYTFYLLGSAVGPHPFPMIVRTFQSVIGKEARKQIIEKEGRLPDYVVACVGGGSNAIGLFSPFYNDKEVKMVGVEPAGRGIDTKEHAASISRGNVGVIHGFKSYLLKHNTHSIAAGLDYPGVGPEHSYYSDIKRAEYKSVTDEEALNAFFKLSKTEGIIPALESSHAIAYGMKLAKNLSKDKVIIINLSGRGDKDVAQIKDMMR; from the coding sequence ATGAAAAGAGAAAATGGATTATTTGGGCAGTATGGAGGAGCTTTTGTCTCAGAGGAATTAAAGTTAGTATTAGATGAGCTAGAAGAAGAGTTTTACAATGCAATGGAGGATGAAGTATTCTTAAAAGAGCTAGACTATTATTTAAGAGAATATGTAGGTAGAGAGAGCCCACTATACTTTGCAGAGAGACTAACAGAAGAGATGAGAGGAGCTAAGATTTATCTAAAAAGAGAAGACTTAAACCATACTGGAGCTCACAAGATTAACAATGCAATGGGACAGGGCCTGCTTGCTAAAAGGATGAGAAAAACAAGAATAATAGGAGAGACAGGTGCAGGACAGCATGGTGTTGCTACAGCTACAGTATGTGCCTTACTTGGATTAGATTGCACCATTTATATGGGTGAAGAAGACACTAAAAGACAAGAATTAAATGTTTTTAGAATGGAAATGCTAGGAGCAAAAGTGGTAGCTGTAAAGGAAGGAAATAGGACACTAAAAGAAGCAGTAGATAGGGCATTAGAGGACTATGTAAAAAATAAAGATTATACCTTTTATCTTCTTGGTTCAGCAGTAGGACCTCATCCATTTCCAATGATAGTAAGGACATTCCAATCAGTAATAGGAAAAGAAGCAAGAAAGCAAATAATAGAAAAAGAAGGCAGATTACCTGACTATGTAGTAGCTTGTGTTGGAGGAGGAAGTAATGCCATAGGGTTATTTTCACCATTTTACAATGATAAAGAAGTAAAAATGGTAGGAGTAGAGCCAGCTGGAAGAGGAATTGATACAAAGGAACATGCAGCTAGTATAAGTAGAGGTAATGTGGGTGTAATACATGGTTTTAAAAGCTACTTACTAAAGCATAATACGCATTCTATCGCAGCAGGACTAGATTATCCAGGAGTAGGACCAGAGCATAGCTACTACAGTGATATAAAAAGAGCTGAATACAAATCCGTAACTGATGAAGAAGCCTTAAATGCATTCTTTAAATTATCGAAAACTGAGGGGATAATACCAGCCTTAGAAAGCTCCCATGCCATAGCCTATGGAATGAAGTTAGCTAAAAATCTAAGTAAAGATAAGGTTATAATAATTAATTTATCTGGTAGAGGAGATAAGGATGTAGCACAAATAAAAGATATGATGAGATGA
- a CDS encoding alpha/beta hydrolase: protein MEQLRVKANGTELEVNQYPRNGETIVFLHFSGGNLAQWNGVIPYFVDKYHIVTLDLRGHGKSEKTVNGYTLDNMAIDIIEIMNQLGIEKAHIVGSSLGGEIAVNLAARFPERVKSIVAEGAIQNYFGENGVFNIRKEEIPNKKIELRAKRAKKNNPVFDSIVEKIEMAKKNYEQSGISWNKQIEEFEIYNTWETGGGKYTSACPKWVIDKYLEDFWDIKFEKYFEKITCPVLMLPSEDEWKSNEIKAAIESLQKLLKSSKVVVIPGGSHAYVAFQYPLELSKVIQAFHKEVEQN, encoded by the coding sequence TTGGAGCAGTTGAGAGTTAAAGCTAATGGGACGGAGTTAGAAGTAAATCAGTATCCTAGAAATGGAGAAACCATTGTGTTTTTACACTTTTCAGGAGGAAACCTGGCACAATGGAATGGAGTTATACCCTATTTTGTTGATAAATATCACATAGTTACGTTGGACCTTAGAGGACATGGCAAATCAGAGAAAACAGTAAATGGATACACATTAGACAATATGGCAATAGATATTATAGAGATTATGAATCAATTAGGAATAGAGAAGGCGCATATAGTAGGAAGTTCTTTAGGTGGGGAAATTGCAGTAAATCTTGCAGCGCGTTTCCCAGAAAGAGTAAAATCTATTGTAGCAGAAGGTGCGATTCAGAATTATTTTGGTGAAAATGGTGTATTTAATATAAGAAAAGAAGAAATACCAAATAAAAAAATAGAACTGCGAGCTAAAAGAGCAAAGAAAAACAATCCTGTTTTTGATTCAATAGTTGAAAAAATTGAGATGGCAAAAAAGAACTACGAGCAAAGTGGCATTTCGTGGAACAAGCAAATTGAAGAATTCGAAATATATAATACTTGGGAAACAGGAGGTGGGAAATATACATCGGCCTGTCCAAAATGGGTAATAGATAAATATCTAGAAGATTTTTGGGATATCAAATTCGAAAAATACTTTGAAAAAATCACCTGTCCTGTTTTAATGTTACCAAGTGAAGATGAATGGAAGTCGAACGAGATAAAAGCAGCCATAGAAAGCTTACAAAAGCTTTTGAAGTCAAGTAAGGTTGTGGTTATTCCAGGGGGAAGTCATGCATATGTTGCATTCCAGTATCCGTTAGAACTTAGTAAGGTGATCCAAGCGTTTCATAAAGAGGTAGAGCAAAATTGA
- a CDS encoding transposase, translated as MARQARVRSKTGIYHVMLRGIDKRDIFLDDEDKEKFIKVLIKAKESGKFKIYGYCLMNNHLHVLIKEDEELGTSIKRMTVGYVSWHNNKYQRTGHLFQNRYKSEPVETEDYLITVLRYIHQNPVKAGITNKPEDYKWSSYGQYLLAYQGHSTFIDTELIRTYFKTVEGFTSHMNIINNDECLEYREVKKYNDDTYRKIISQKYNIDDITKFSNEERNEIIKRIYNETDISIRQLSRILDIGKTAIERIIKQDK; from the coding sequence ATGGCAAGACAAGCAAGAGTAAGAAGTAAAACTGGAATTTATCATGTTATGCTAAGAGGTATTGACAAAAGAGACATTTTTTTAGATGATGAGGATAAAGAAAAGTTTATTAAAGTCCTTATAAAAGCTAAAGAATCTGGTAAATTTAAAATATATGGTTATTGTCTTATGAATAATCATCTCCATGTATTAATTAAAGAAGATGAAGAGCTAGGAACGAGTATCAAGCGTATGACAGTAGGATATGTTAGTTGGCATAACAATAAATATCAAAGGACAGGTCATTTATTTCAAAACAGGTATAAGAGCGAACCTGTTGAGACAGAAGACTATCTAATAACGGTACTAAGATACATTCATCAAAATCCAGTTAAAGCTGGAATAACAAACAAACCAGAAGATTACAAGTGGAGTAGCTATGGACAATATTTGCTTGCGTATCAAGGACATAGTACTTTTATAGATACAGAGTTAATCAGAACTTACTTTAAGACAGTAGAGGGTTTTACCAGTCATATGAATATTATAAATAACGACGAGTGTCTGGAGTATAGAGAAGTAAAAAAATATAATGATGATACCTACAGAAAAATAATTAGTCAAAAGTATAACATAGATGATATAACTAAATTTTCGAATGAAGAAAGAAATGAGATAATCAAAAGAATTTATAATGAGACAGATATAAGTATACGACAATTAAGTAGAATATTAGATATAGGGAAGACAGCAATTGAGAGGATTATAAAACAAGACAAATGA
- a CDS encoding PIN domain-containing protein translates to MGINNRETILLDTNCFIYYFEDNHNYADKLEKIFIEIQDGRNEAFMSIVSFMEILVKPKKDNNVFLENRYKLILSNYPNLSIIDVDYKIADIASRLRANYNIKTP, encoded by the coding sequence ATGGGAATAAACAATAGAGAAACTATATTACTCGACACTAATTGTTTTATATATTATTTTGAAGATAATCATAATTATGCAGATAAATTAGAGAAAATTTTTATAGAGATACAAGATGGTAGAAATGAAGCTTTTATGTCAATAGTATCTTTTATGGAGATATTAGTAAAACCTAAAAAAGATAATAATGTCTTTTTAGAAAATAGGTACAAATTAATATTGTCCAATTACCCAAATCTCTCAATTATTGATGTGGATTATAAAATTGCAGATATAGCATCAAGGCTTAGAGCTAATTATAATATTAAAACTCCATAG
- a CDS encoding DUF4431 domain-containing protein: MKKTVMYLVLLILVLSLIACKKDTNDVEVLKDSGEYYFEPNVSIIEGKLITRMYYGPPNYGENPDTDAQQYPFILQLDNPIDVIATENDTQNSDVLGVTEIQVVPMGEEETELLDSYIDSRVRIQGTLFKAIFGGHHTDVLIQVEEILD; this comes from the coding sequence TTGAAGAAAACTGTTATGTATTTGGTCTTATTGATACTGGTACTTTCATTAATTGCCTGTAAAAAAGACACAAATGATGTAGAGGTGTTGAAGGATTCAGGTGAATACTATTTTGAGCCTAATGTATCAATAATTGAAGGCAAATTAATTACAAGAATGTACTATGGTCCACCAAATTATGGAGAGAACCCTGATACTGATGCTCAACAATATCCGTTTATATTGCAATTGGATAACCCAATTGATGTTATTGCAACGGAGAATGATACTCAAAATTCAGATGTACTTGGAGTTACTGAAATACAAGTAGTCCCTATGGGTGAAGAAGAAACTGAACTATTGGATAGTTATATAGATAGTCGAGTTAGAATACAAGGAACTTTATTTAAAGCGATATTTGGTGGACATCATACAGATGTATTAATACAAGTAGAAGAGATTCTGGATTAA
- a CDS encoding MerR family transcriptional regulator, translated as MLIKDICQETGLTKKAVEYYQQKGLISPEIRENGYRYFSQGDVEKLKKIALLRKFDLSIEEISKVLCSQSPNTVLREIKYQKEIEHNNEKKKLELLEGLIQGEDRETIESGLNRLFEQSTIKQRLLNIFPGYYGRFISIHFGQFLNIELEREEQKEAYQIIVTFLDEVESFVIPTDLQNIIDTVTSTIDDTDVYKLSSGWTNAVNDFDTYYNENQEILEQYIEYKKTKEYRESDAARLMELFRKFGETSGYYDVFIPAMRKLSPIYNDYYEKLLETNERLIAKHPEIQDWYQR; from the coding sequence ATGTTAATTAAAGATATATGCCAGGAGACAGGGCTTACAAAAAAGGCAGTAGAATATTATCAACAAAAAGGATTGATTTCTCCTGAAATTAGAGAAAATGGATACAGATATTTTAGTCAGGGAGATGTTGAAAAGTTAAAAAAGATAGCTTTACTTCGTAAATTTGATTTAAGTATTGAAGAAATCAGTAAAGTTTTATGCAGCCAATCACCTAATACTGTTTTACGTGAGATAAAGTATCAGAAGGAAATAGAACATAATAACGAGAAGAAAAAATTAGAATTATTGGAAGGGTTAATTCAAGGTGAAGATAGAGAAACGATTGAAAGTGGTCTTAATAGATTATTTGAACAATCTACAATTAAACAAAGATTATTAAATATATTTCCAGGATATTACGGAAGATTTATTAGTATTCACTTTGGCCAATTTCTAAATATTGAATTAGAAAGAGAAGAACAAAAAGAGGCATATCAAATCATAGTTACATTTTTAGATGAAGTGGAATCATTTGTGATTCCTACTGATTTACAAAATATCATTGATACTGTGACATCTACTATTGATGATACAGATGTATATAAGCTATCTAGTGGATGGACAAATGCTGTAAATGATTTTGATACTTATTATAATGAGAATCAAGAAATATTAGAACAATATATTGAATATAAGAAGACTAAAGAATATAGAGAATCTGATGCAGCACGTTTGATGGAGTTGTTTAGGAAATTTGGGGAAACTAGTGGATATTATGATGTCTTTATACCTGCTATGAGAAAATTAAGTCCAATATATAATGATTACTATGAAAAATTGCTAGAAACAAATGAAAGGCTTATAGCGAAACATCCTGAAATACAAGACTGGTATCAAAGATAA
- a CDS encoding Uma2 family endonuclease — MIPKEKEISYEEFMEIDINSDNNLEFIDGKVYLLAAPSVAHRMVVTNLSAEFRNYFKNKDCIHFVAPFDVVLKDEEKIHKVQPDLTVICDKKGLGEQNYTGVPTLVVEVLSPSTASNDFIKKMGIYMKVGVKEYWIISPKNNTVHIFTLKEDRFYSEPTIYSKEDVVKSIIFEDLEIKLNDIFG, encoded by the coding sequence ATGATTCCAAAAGAAAAAGAGATTTCTTATGAAGAATTTATGGAAATAGATATAAATAGTGATAATAATTTAGAATTCATTGATGGGAAAGTATATCTATTAGCTGCTCCTTCAGTTGCACATCGAATGGTAGTAACAAATTTGTCAGCGGAATTTAGAAATTATTTTAAAAATAAAGACTGTATACATTTTGTTGCTCCCTTTGATGTAGTTTTAAAAGACGAAGAAAAAATTCACAAAGTGCAACCAGATTTAACAGTAATATGTGACAAGAAAGGATTAGGAGAACAAAATTATACTGGTGTACCTACTCTTGTTGTTGAAGTATTATCTCCATCTACAGCATCAAATGATTTCATAAAAAAAATGGGAATATATATGAAGGTTGGAGTAAAAGAATATTGGATAATATCTCCTAAAAATAATACAGTTCATATATTTACATTAAAAGAAGATAGGTTTTACTCTGAGCCAACTATATATTCTAAAGAAGATGTAGTAAAATCAATTATATTTGAGGATTTAGAGATTAAATTAAATGATATATTTGGATAG
- a CDS encoding type II toxin-antitoxin system MqsA family antitoxin: MNCALCKGKLKKGVVNHIIDLGDGIIIIKNVPANTCNQCGEYYVDTETAIKLENIVEELRKNKAEVLIINYNEMVA, translated from the coding sequence ATGAATTGTGCTTTATGTAAAGGAAAATTAAAAAAAGGAGTAGTAAATCATATTATAGATTTAGGGGATGGCATAATTATTATAAAAAATGTTCCTGCCAATACTTGTAATCAATGTGGAGAATATTATGTAGACACTGAAACAGCCATAAAACTAGAAAACATTGTAGAAGAATTAAGAAAAAATAAAGCAGAAGTTCTTATCATTAATTATAATGAAATGGTAGCCTAG
- a CDS encoding DUF4258 domain-containing protein: MLFDIDDIRRALQEDNIQWSGHVLTRMQQREIKVKDVIKCVLSGEIIEYYSSDYPFPSCLIAGRCDNDKVLHVVCSLGEGNVWMITAYYPNTNEWLEDFKTRRR, from the coding sequence ATGTTATTTGATATAGATGATATAAGAAGAGCATTACAAGAAGATAATATACAGTGGAGTGGTCATGTTCTAACTAGAATGCAGCAAAGAGAAATTAAAGTAAAAGATGTTATAAAGTGTGTCTTGAGTGGAGAAATTATAGAATACTATTCTTCAGATTATCCATTTCCAAGTTGCCTTATAGCTGGAAGATGTGATAATGATAAAGTTCTTCATGTAGTATGTTCATTGGGAGAGGGAAATGTGTGGATGATAACTGCATATTATCCAAATACTAATGAATGGTTAGAAGATTTTAAGACCAGAAGGAGGTAG
- the rlmH gene encoding 23S rRNA (pseudouridine(1915)-N(3))-methyltransferase RlmH, translated as MKIRIVSVGRIKEKFMQEGIKEYSKRLSRYCNLEIIEVEDEKAPENLSNKEMEQIKDKEGQRLLSKIPANSYIITLEIQGKQLSSEELSEKIESLMIEGINDITFIIGGSLGISKEVSQKSNFSLSFSKMTFPHQLMRVILLEQIYRGFRIMKGEPYHK; from the coding sequence ATGAAAATTCGTATAGTCTCTGTTGGGAGAATAAAAGAAAAGTTCATGCAAGAAGGTATAAAGGAGTATTCTAAACGACTATCAAGATATTGTAATCTTGAGATTATAGAAGTAGAAGATGAAAAAGCACCAGAAAACCTAAGCAATAAAGAAATGGAACAGATCAAAGACAAAGAAGGACAAAGACTCCTCTCAAAAATCCCAGCTAATTCATATATAATAACCTTAGAAATACAAGGCAAACAACTATCCTCAGAAGAACTCTCAGAAAAAATTGAGTCCCTTATGATAGAAGGTATAAACGATATAACCTTCATCATAGGGGGCTCATTAGGAATATCAAAAGAAGTATCCCAAAAAAGCAACTTCAGCCTATCTTTCTCCAAAATGACCTTCCCTCATCAGCTCATGAGAGTGATTTTGTTGGAGCAGATTTATAGAGGGTTTAGGATAATGAAGGGGGAACCGTATCATAAGTAG
- the surE gene encoding 5'/3'-nucleotidase SurE → MRLLLVNDDGINAIGIQALAKEFEKDYEVVIVAPEGQRSAAGHSITLTKPILVRKVNIPGIKSRAYSISGSPADCVRVALDKLVDGQVDVVLSGINLGLNVGADVLYSGTVSAAIEGNIYKIPAMAFSCELGEEPNCFEVAAKHAKEIFEKVKEDLIKNNIVLNVNFPCRKEEDIKGIRVCKIGGIVYDYYFVENRNGEDEITLAIKGRHNEEKEEETDRFYLREGYITITPLHYDLTNYNLLEQVKDWL, encoded by the coding sequence ATGAGATTACTATTAGTAAATGATGACGGAATAAATGCTATAGGTATACAAGCATTGGCGAAGGAGTTTGAAAAAGATTATGAGGTAGTAATAGTAGCACCAGAAGGACAAAGAAGTGCTGCTGGACATTCAATCACTTTAACAAAACCTATTTTAGTGAGAAAGGTCAATATCCCAGGAATTAAATCAAGGGCCTATAGCATATCTGGCTCACCAGCAGATTGTGTAAGAGTTGCACTAGATAAGTTAGTAGATGGGCAAGTAGATGTAGTATTATCAGGTATAAACTTAGGATTAAATGTTGGAGCAGATGTATTATATTCAGGGACAGTATCAGCAGCTATTGAGGGAAATATATATAAAATTCCAGCTATGGCTTTTTCTTGTGAACTAGGGGAAGAACCTAATTGTTTTGAAGTAGCTGCAAAGCATGCTAAGGAAATATTTGAAAAAGTAAAAGAAGATTTGATTAAGAATAATATAGTGCTAAATGTTAACTTCCCATGTAGAAAAGAAGAAGATATAAAGGGAATTAGAGTATGCAAGATTGGCGGAATTGTTTATGATTATTATTTTGTTGAAAATAGAAATGGCGAAGATGAAATAACCTTAGCAATTAAAGGAAGACATAATGAAGAAAAAGAAGAAGAAACTGATAGATTCTATTTAAGAGAAGGATATATAACGATTACACCTCTGCACTATGACTTAACAAACTATAACCTATTAGAACAGGTAAAAGACTGGTTATAA
- a CDS encoding CxxH/CxxC protein has protein sequence MYVVCNDHLEIALEEFVETYEQSPDVYELDQVSFTDWTSPHTCEFCDRHPKYLVV, from the coding sequence ATGTATGTAGTATGTAATGATCATTTAGAAATTGCATTAGAGGAATTTGTAGAGACATATGAGCAGTCCCCAGATGTTTATGAGCTTGATCAAGTAAGCTTTACAGACTGGACAAGTCCACATACCTGTGAATTTTGTGATAGACATCCAAAGTATTTGGTTGTATAA
- a CDS encoding MBL fold metallo-hydrolase, producing MTVRFCSLASGSSGNCQYIETDRVKLLVDAGLSGKKIQEALVSIEVEPSTINGILVTHEHKDHIHGIGILSRRFNIPIYANEKTWLSMKSEIGEVKEENINIFDTDKIFEIQDLNVHPFKVSHDAIEPVGYSFYYENVKISLVTDTGYVSEEVKENIKNSHLLLIESNHDIEMLKVGKYPWYLKKRILSEHGHLSNDDAGRLLAEVLNGENECILLGHLSKENNFPELAYQTVANILTEKGINVTKDINLELTYRDRPSKVFCF from the coding sequence ATGACAGTAAGATTTTGTTCGCTGGCAAGTGGTAGTAGTGGAAATTGCCAATATATAGAAACAGATAGAGTAAAATTATTAGTAGATGCAGGCCTAAGTGGGAAAAAGATTCAGGAGGCACTTGTCTCCATAGAAGTTGAACCAAGCACAATTAATGGAATATTAGTAACTCATGAGCATAAGGACCATATTCATGGTATAGGAATTTTGTCGAGAAGGTTTAATATACCAATATATGCAAATGAAAAGACCTGGCTAAGTATGAAATCCGAAATAGGAGAAGTCAAGGAAGAGAATATAAATATATTTGATACAGATAAGATTTTTGAAATACAAGATTTGAACGTTCATCCTTTTAAAGTATCTCATGATGCTATAGAACCTGTAGGATATAGCTTCTATTATGAAAATGTGAAAATTAGCTTAGTGACAGATACAGGATACGTTAGTGAAGAAGTAAAAGAGAATATAAAGAATTCTCACTTGTTATTAATAGAATCTAACCACGATATAGAAATGCTTAAGGTAGGAAAATATCCTTGGTATTTGAAAAAAAGGATTTTAAGTGAGCATGGACACCTTTCAAATGATGATGCAGGGAGGCTTTTAGCAGAAGTGTTAAATGGTGAGAATGAATGTATATTATTAGGTCACCTGAGCAAAGAAAATAATTTTCCAGAGCTGGCTTATCAAACTGTTGCTAATATACTAACAGAAAAGGGTATAAATGTGACTAAAGACATAAACTTAGAGCTGACCTATAGAGATAGACCATCTAAAGTATTTTGTTTTTAA
- a CDS encoding UDP-N-acetylglucosamine 1-carboxyvinyltransferase has translation MEKIIIEGGYELNGAVEVSGFKNAALPIIPASILAGERCVVENLPMIKDIFCISNIMSSIGADIELNENGTMVIDTSKITKIVAPYDLSRQIRASYYLLGAGLSRFKEVEVAYPGGCDIGTRPIDQHIKGFEALGAKVDIEHGVIKCRADKLVGTKIYLDVVSVGATINIMMAAVCAEGRTTIENAAKEPHVVDVANYLNSMGADVKGAGTDVIRIEGVEKLHGCTYSVIPDQIEAGTYLVAVAATGGDVLVKNVIPKHLESIIAKLRETSANIIEYDDSVRVISNGKLVGVNVKTLPYPGFPTDLQQPMAAILSIAEGSSVITESVFEARFKYIDELKRMGANIKVDGRVAIIEGVKELTGARVRATDLRAGVALVVAGLIAKGKTEIDDVFHIDRGYENIEQKLLGLGAKIYRVNR, from the coding sequence GTGGAGAAGATAATAATTGAGGGCGGATATGAACTTAATGGAGCAGTTGAGGTTAGCGGATTTAAAAATGCAGCATTGCCTATAATCCCTGCATCTATATTAGCAGGTGAAAGATGTGTTGTTGAAAATCTTCCTATGATAAAGGATATATTTTGTATTTCTAATATTATGTCTTCTATTGGGGCAGACATTGAGTTAAATGAAAATGGCACAATGGTCATCGATACAAGTAAGATAACTAAAATTGTAGCTCCATATGACCTATCAAGGCAAATAAGAGCATCTTACTATCTATTAGGAGCTGGTCTTAGTCGTTTTAAGGAAGTTGAAGTAGCTTATCCTGGAGGCTGTGATATAGGAACTAGACCTATAGATCAGCACATAAAAGGCTTTGAAGCTCTTGGAGCTAAGGTAGACATAGAGCATGGGGTTATAAAATGTAGAGCTGACAAGCTTGTTGGAACCAAGATATATCTAGACGTAGTGAGTGTTGGGGCTACTATAAATATTATGATGGCTGCAGTATGTGCAGAGGGCAGAACTACAATAGAGAATGCAGCTAAGGAGCCTCATGTTGTAGATGTGGCTAACTACCTAAACTCCATGGGAGCAGATGTAAAAGGAGCGGGCACAGATGTAATTAGGATTGAAGGTGTAGAAAAGTTACATGGTTGTACCTATAGTGTGATACCTGATCAGATAGAAGCTGGTACTTATTTGGTTGCAGTAGCTGCTACAGGTGGAGATGTATTAGTCAAAAATGTAATACCAAAACATTTAGAGTCTATAATAGCAAAGCTTAGAGAAACATCAGCTAATATAATAGAATATGATGATTCAGTTAGGGTAATCTCAAACGGTAAACTAGTAGGAGTAAATGTAAAAACACTGCCTTATCCAGGTTTTCCTACGGATCTCCAACAACCAATGGCAGCTATTTTATCCATAGCGGAAGGAAGCAGTGTTATTACAGAAAGTGTTTTTGAGGCTAGATTCAAATATATTGATGAATTAAAGAGAATGGGCGCCAATATTAAAGTAGATGGAAGAGTGGCTATAATCGAAGGAGTGAAGGAACTAACTGGTGCTAGAGTTAGAGCCACTGATCTAAGAGCAGGAGTAGCTCTTGTAGTTGCAGGACTTATAGCAAAGGGTAAAACTGAAATAGATGATGTTTTCCATATAGATAGAGGATATGAGAATATAGAACAAAAGCTTTTAGGCTTAGGAGCCAAAATATATAGGGTTAATAGATAG
- the yycI gene encoding two-component system regulatory protein YycI — translation MDWSKAKNILIVAFIITNIFLAYVLINSRNTNAPLVGDNFINDVRAVLLEKNINIAVDIPKDIPSMPLYKIKYEVYDSQDIISNFLGSKYSKETINDSDFYTNGNENLSIRNDNEIIYENANIVSVYDNLTQTMAENIAKEFIQDKGFLADDYKLSVISNDDDVYFIEFTKFIDGFYFEKSYMRFTISSTGINKFERYWIESAESDDSTTLTIMSAPRALLKLLAMEEAYGKTIEKISICYYLDPSSNTIGGKATPAWRVIFNDGTKIFLEDN, via the coding sequence ATGGACTGGTCAAAGGCGAAAAATATTCTCATAGTTGCCTTTATCATCACAAATATATTTCTAGCTTATGTGCTGATAAATAGCAGAAATACCAATGCTCCATTAGTAGGAGATAATTTTATTAATGATGTAAGGGCTGTTTTGCTAGAAAAGAATATTAATATAGCAGTGGATATACCTAAGGATATACCATCTATGCCATTATATAAAATCAAGTATGAAGTATATGACTCCCAAGATATAATCAGTAACTTCTTAGGCAGCAAATACTCCAAAGAGACCATCAATGATAGCGATTTTTATACTAATGGAAATGAAAATCTTAGTATAAGAAATGATAATGAAATAATTTACGAGAATGCTAACATAGTTTCTGTATACGATAACCTAACACAAACTATGGCAGAAAATATTGCAAAGGAGTTTATTCAGGATAAAGGCTTTTTAGCTGATGATTATAAATTAAGTGTTATTAGTAATGATGATGATGTTTATTTTATTGAATTTACAAAGTTTATCGATGGATTCTATTTTGAAAAGAGTTACATGAGATTTACTATTAGTTCCACAGGGATAAATAAATTTGAAAGATATTGGATAGAATCAGCAGAATCTGATGACTCTACTACTTTAACTATTATGTCTGCTCCTAGAGCCTTACTTAAGCTATTAGCTATGGAGGAAGCATATGGGAAGACAATAGAGAAAATATCAATATGTTACTATCTTGACCCCTCTAGTAACACCATAGGTGGAAAGGCTACTCCAGCTTGGAGAGTTATATTTAATGACGGGACTAAAATATTTTTGGAAGATAATTAA